A portion of the Equus quagga isolate Etosha38 chromosome 17, UCLA_HA_Equagga_1.0, whole genome shotgun sequence genome contains these proteins:
- the TMEM134 gene encoding transmembrane protein 134 isoform X2 has translation MSAARPQFSIDDAFELSLEDAGPGPESSGVTRFGPLHFERRARFEVADEDKQSRLRYQNLENDEDGAQPSSEPDGGVSTRDSVQTSIGSSQWSFSTISNSTQRSYRACCSWTQHPLIQKNRRVVLASFLLLLLGLVLILIGVGLEVAPSPGVSSAIFFVPGFLLLVPGVYHVVFIYCAVKGHRGFQFFYLPYFEK, from the exons ATGAGCGCCGCCCGGCCCCAGTTCAGCATCGATGACGCCTTCGAGCTGTCTCTGGAGGACGCGGGTCCCGGGCCCGAGTCCAGCGGCGTCACCCGCTTCGGGCCGCTGCACTTCGAGCGCCGGGCCCGGTTCGAGGTGGCCGACGAGGACAAGCAGTCCCGGCTGCGCTACCAG AACCTGGAGAATGATGAGGATGGAGCCCAGCCCTCTTCGGAGCCAGATGGAGGAGTCAGCACCAG GGATTCCGTCCAGACATCCATCGGCAGCTCCCAGTGGTCCTTTAGCACCATCAGCAACAGCACGCAGCGCTCCTACCGTGCCTGCTGCAG CTGGACTCAACACCCTTTGATCCAGAAGAACCGCCGGGTAGTGttggcctccttcctgctcctgctgctggggcTGG TGCTCATCCTGATCGGCGTGGGACTGGAGGTGGCCCCTTCGCCAG GTGTCTCCAGCGCCATCTTCTTCGTGCCCGGCTTCCTGTTGTTGGTCCCGGGAG TGTACCACGTGGTCTTCATCTACTGCGCCGTCAAGGGCCACCGGGGCTTCCAGTTCTTCTATCTGCCCTACTTCGAGAAGTGA
- the TMEM134 gene encoding transmembrane protein 134 isoform X1, whose translation MSAARPQFSIDDAFELSLEDAGPGPESSGVTRFGPLHFERRARFEVADEDKQSRLRYQNLENDEDGAQPSSEPDGGVSTRDSVQTSIGSSQWSFSTISNSTQRSYRACCSWTQHPLIQKNRRVVLASFLLLLLGLGPGTQQVLHNVCWLTQRPHQGADRNLSFHRHFPGPASCPALKTQSLVSSPGRVSAQGIFSSVLILIGVGLEVAPSPGVSSAIFFVPGFLLLVPGVYHVVFIYCAVKGHRGFQFFYLPYFEK comes from the exons ATGAGCGCCGCCCGGCCCCAGTTCAGCATCGATGACGCCTTCGAGCTGTCTCTGGAGGACGCGGGTCCCGGGCCCGAGTCCAGCGGCGTCACCCGCTTCGGGCCGCTGCACTTCGAGCGCCGGGCCCGGTTCGAGGTGGCCGACGAGGACAAGCAGTCCCGGCTGCGCTACCAG AACCTGGAGAATGATGAGGATGGAGCCCAGCCCTCTTCGGAGCCAGATGGAGGAGTCAGCACCAG GGATTCCGTCCAGACATCCATCGGCAGCTCCCAGTGGTCCTTTAGCACCATCAGCAACAGCACGCAGCGCTCCTACCGTGCCTGCTGCAG CTGGACTCAACACCCTTTGATCCAGAAGAACCGCCGGGTAGTGttggcctccttcctgctcctgctgctggggcTGG GACCTGGCACCCAGCAAGTGCTCCATAATGTTTGTTGGTTGACTCAAAGGCCACATCAAGGAGCAGACAGAAATCTCTCGTTTCACAGACATTTCCCAGGGCCTGCCAGCTGCCCCGCTCTGAAAACACAGAGCTTGGTGAGCTCCCCAGGGAGGGTCTCTGCTCAGGGGATCTTCAGCTCAG TGCTCATCCTGATCGGCGTGGGACTGGAGGTGGCCCCTTCGCCAG GTGTCTCCAGCGCCATCTTCTTCGTGCCCGGCTTCCTGTTGTTGGTCCCGGGAG TGTACCACGTGGTCTTCATCTACTGCGCCGTCAAGGGCCACCGGGGCTTCCAGTTCTTCTATCTGCCCTACTTCGAGAAGTGA